The region TCGACGGGGAGCACCGGGTGCGGCTGGAGCCCTTCCGGGGCTAGGCCTCGTGGCCGGATCTCCCCTCGCCGGTTAAACTCTCTTGTCGGTTATGCGGGTTGTCGTGGTCGGAGCGGGGCTTGCCGGGCTCACGTGCGCGAAGGTTCTGCACGAGGGCGGCGCCGAGGTGGAGGTCTTCGAGGCCTCGGACGGCGTCGGCGGCCGCGTGCGCACCGACGAGCGGGAGGGGTTCCTGCTGGACCGCGGCTTCCAGGTCTACTTCACCGCCTACCCGGCGGCCCGGCGGCACCTGGACCACGGGGCTCTGGACCTCCGGTACTTCGACCCGGGGGCGGTGATCCTCCGGGGCGGCGGGCGCGAGGTGCTCTCGGACCCCCTGCGCGACCCGGGGGCGCTGCCCTCGACGCTGCTCTCCCGGTCCGCCACCCCCGCCGACAAGGCCCGGGTGGCCGCCCTCGCGCTGAGGTGCCTCGCCGGGCGCGGCCCCGAGGCGGCCGGCGAGGCGGGGGGAGAGGACGCCAGCACCCTCGCCTGCCTGGAGCGGCGCGGCTTCTCCCGCCGCTTTATAGACGCCTTTTTCCGGCCCTTCTACGGCGGGATACTCCTCGACCGGGGCCTCTCCGCTTCCTGCCGCGTCTTCTCGTTCACCTTCCGGATGATGGCCCGGGGCTGGGCGGCCGTTCCGGCGCGGGGGATGGGCGAGATCCCGCGCCAGCTCGCCGCTCGCCTGCCGGAGGGCGCGGTGCGCCTCGAGAGCCCGGTGGAGGGGCTGCTGAGGGAGGGCGGCCGGGTGAGGGGCGTGCGCGGCCCCTGGGGCGAGCGCGAGGCCGACGCGGTGGTCGTCGCCACCGAGGCCCCGGTGGCCGGGCGGCTCACGGGGGAGAAGGTGCCGGAGGGCTCCGTGGGGGAGGTCTGCCTGTACTACGAGACGAGCGGCGTGGGGGCCGGCAAGAAGGTGCTGCTGAACGCGGAGGAAGACGCCTTCGTCAACAACGCCGTCGAGATCAGCAACGTCTCCGGGCTCTACGCCCCGCCGGGCCGCCGCCTGCTCTACGCGGTCGTCCTCGGGGGCTTCGACCTGCCGGACGGAGAGCTGCTGCGGCGCGGCGTCGAGGAGCTCTCCCGCTGGTGCCCGCGGGCGGACTTCCGCCCTCTCGGGCTCCGGCGCATCCCCTACGGCCAGTTCGCCCAGCCGCCCGGGGTGCACGCGACGCTGCCGAAGAACCGCACCTCCACGCCGGGGCTCTTCCTCGCCGGCGAGTACACCGTCGACTCCTCCATAAACGGCGCGATCCTCTCCGGAGAGCGGGCGGCCAGGGAGGTGCTGGGGCGCTGATGGGGGAGGCAGCCCTGAGGATAGAGAACCTCAGAAAGACCTACCCCGGGGGGCTCCTCGCCCTCGGCGGCGTCTCCCTCACGGTGGAGGCCGGGAGGTTCTTCGGCCTCCTCGGGCCCAACGGGGCCGGCAAGACCACCCTCATAAACAGCGTGGTGGGCCTCGCCCGCCCCGACGGGGGGAGGGTGGAGGTCTTCGGGCGGGACGCCTTCCGCCAGTTCCGGGAGGCCCGCCGCATGATCGGGGTCTCCGCCCAGGAGATAAACCTGGACAAGTTCCTCACCGTCGAGGAGACCCTGCTCTACCACGCGGGCTACTTCGGGGTGCCGAAGAAGAAGTCCCGCGACCGGGCCGAGGAGCTCCTGGAGCGCTTCGCGCTCGCCGGCAAGCGCAAGGACCGGGTGAACACCCTCTCCGGCGGGATGAAGCGCCGGGTGATGTTCGCCCGGGCGCTGATGCACAACCCCCGGCTGCTCTTTCTGGACGAGCCGACCGCCGGGGTGGATCTGGAGCTGCGCTACTCGCTGTGGGAGTACATCAGGGAGCTCAACCGCGGGGGGCTCACCATCCTCCTCACCACCCACTACCTGGAAGAGGCCGAGGAGCTGTGCGAGGAGATAGCCCTGATCTCGGGCGGCCGCATAGCCGACCAGGGAACCACTGAGGAGCTGAAGCGGAAGTACGGCGCCTCCGACCTCGAGGAGGTCTACCTCAAGGTGGTGCACGATGCTCGCTGACCGGCCCTTCCGTACGCTGCTGAAGCGCGAGATCCTGCGCTTCATGCGGGTCTGGATGCAGACGGTGGTCCCCACGCTCGGGACCTCGGTGCTGTATTTGGTGGTCTTCGGGCTGGCCCTCGGGACCCGCATCCGGGAGGTGAGCGGGGTGCCCTACCTGGAGTACATCCTGCCCGGCATCGCCCTCATGAACCTGGTGACCGGGGCACACATGAACTCCTCCTGGTCGGTCTTCGACGCCAAGCGGGAGCGCTACATCGACGAGGTGCTAATAAGCCCGATGAGCGACCTGCAGATCACGCTGGCCTACACCCTGGGCGGGACGCTGCGCGGGATGCTGATGGGGCTGGGGGTGCTGCTGGTGGGGGTGCCGTTCGTCGGGCTGCACATCGAGCACCCGCTGCTCCTCGTCCTGATCGGGGCGCTCTCCGCCTTTATCTTCTCGGCGCTCGGGACGGCGGCGGGGGCGCTCGCCACCAGGATCGACCACATCTCGCTGCTGACGAACGTGGTTATACAGCCGCTGGCCTTCCTGGGCGGGGTGTTCTACTCGGTGGACATGCTGCCGCAGGCGCTGAAGGTGGCGACGATGCTCAACCCGATCTTCCACACGGTGGACGCGGCCCGCTACGCGATCCTGGGCATCTCGGACCTGAACCCCTACCCGACGGTGGGCATCGTCTTCCTGCTGGCGATCCTCGCCCTGGGCGCGGCCTGGCTGGCGATCAGCAGGGGGCCGAACCTTCGCTACTAAGCCGGACAGCGGCGCCTCCTCCTGGCGTTTTGTGCTGGCGGTCTTCGCCGCCTCGCGCCTCTTTTTTATGGCCGTCGGGGCCCTCTCCGCCGGGCTGCTGCCCCGGGCGGAGCCGGCCGGCGACCCCCTGGAGCCGCCCGGCCCGCTGAGCTACTGGGCCCACTGGGACGGGGCCTGGTACTCGGAGATCGCCTCCGGGGGCTACGGGGAGCGCGCCCCGCAGAGCACCGCCTTCTTCCCGCTGTACCCGCTGCTGCTGCGCGTCGGGATCTTTGCCGGCCTCGGGCCCTCGCTCTGGGGCGTCGTCCTCTCCCTCGCCGCCACCCTCCTCGCCCTGTACTTCGTGCACCGGATCGCCGGGCACCTCTGCGGCGAGCGGGCCGCCCGGGCCGCGACGCTGAGCCTGGCGTTCTTCCCCACGGCCTTCTTCCTGAACGCGGTGTACACCGAGGCGCTCTTTCTGGCGCTCTCCGCCGGGTCGGTCTGGGCGGCGCTCCTCCGGCGCGACCTGCTGCTCGCCGGGCTGCTCGGGGCGCTCGCCGCCGCGACCCGCAACGTCGGGGTGCTCCTGGTGCTGCCGCTCCTCTTCGAGTGGTGGCGCTCCCGGAGGGAGCTCGGCCTCCGGGCCCTGCTCGGCGTGGCGCTCGTCCCGGCGGGGCTCTTTGCCTACATGGCGTTTCTCTGGGCCCGCTTCGGGGAGCCGCTGCTCTTCGCCGGCCAGCAGTCCTACTGGGGGCGCGCCCTCACCTCCCCCCCGGTCACCGCCCGCATGGCCTGGGAGGCCGCCGCCGAAGGGGCCGGCTACCTGCTGCAGCCCTCCGCCCTCTTCCTCGACCCCTCGCCAACCCCCTCGCTCGCCGCCTCGAACGCGCTGAACCTGGCCTTCCTCCTCCTGCTGCTCGCCCTGCTCGGCTCTTCCCTCGCCCTGCTCCCGCCGGGGCTCTCGGCCTACGCCCTCCTGGGGGCCGCGCTGCCGCTGCTCACCCCCTCGCCATCCTTCCCCCTGATGAGCCTGCCGCGCTTTATGCTCGGGCTCTTCCCCCTGTTCCTCGCGCTCGGCGCCCTCCTCTCGCGCAGCCGGGCCGCC is a window of Rubrobacter xylanophilus DSM 9941 DNA encoding:
- a CDS encoding NAD(P)/FAD-dependent oxidoreductase, which produces MRVVVVGAGLAGLTCAKVLHEGGAEVEVFEASDGVGGRVRTDEREGFLLDRGFQVYFTAYPAARRHLDHGALDLRYFDPGAVILRGGGREVLSDPLRDPGALPSTLLSRSATPADKARVAALALRCLAGRGPEAAGEAGGEDASTLACLERRGFSRRFIDAFFRPFYGGILLDRGLSASCRVFSFTFRMMARGWAAVPARGMGEIPRQLAARLPEGAVRLESPVEGLLREGGRVRGVRGPWGEREADAVVVATEAPVAGRLTGEKVPEGSVGEVCLYYETSGVGAGKKVLLNAEEDAFVNNAVEISNVSGLYAPPGRRLLYAVVLGGFDLPDGELLRRGVEELSRWCPRADFRPLGLRRIPYGQFAQPPGVHATLPKNRTSTPGLFLAGEYTVDSSINGAILSGERAAREVLGR
- a CDS encoding ABC transporter ATP-binding protein, giving the protein MGEAALRIENLRKTYPGGLLALGGVSLTVEAGRFFGLLGPNGAGKTTLINSVVGLARPDGGRVEVFGRDAFRQFREARRMIGVSAQEINLDKFLTVEETLLYHAGYFGVPKKKSRDRAEELLERFALAGKRKDRVNTLSGGMKRRVMFARALMHNPRLLFLDEPTAGVDLELRYSLWEYIRELNRGGLTILLTTHYLEEAEELCEEIALISGGRIADQGTTEELKRKYGASDLEEVYLKVVHDAR
- a CDS encoding ABC transporter permease, whose translation is MLADRPFRTLLKREILRFMRVWMQTVVPTLGTSVLYLVVFGLALGTRIREVSGVPYLEYILPGIALMNLVTGAHMNSSWSVFDAKRERYIDEVLISPMSDLQITLAYTLGGTLRGMLMGLGVLLVGVPFVGLHIEHPLLLVLIGALSAFIFSALGTAAGALATRIDHISLLTNVVIQPLAFLGGVFYSVDMLPQALKVATMLNPIFHTVDAARYAILGISDLNPYPTVGIVFLLAILALGAAWLAISRGPNLRY
- a CDS encoding mannosyltransferase family protein: MAVGALSAGLLPRAEPAGDPLEPPGPLSYWAHWDGAWYSEIASGGYGERAPQSTAFFPLYPLLLRVGIFAGLGPSLWGVVLSLAATLLALYFVHRIAGHLCGERAARAATLSLAFFPTAFFLNAVYTEALFLALSAGSVWAALLRRDLLLAGLLGALAAATRNVGVLLVLPLLFEWWRSRRELGLRALLGVALVPAGLFAYMAFLWARFGEPLLFAGQQSYWGRALTSPPVTARMAWEAAAEGAGYLLQPSALFLDPSPTPSLAASNALNLAFLLLLLALLGSSLALLPPGLSAYALLGAALPLLTPSPSFPLMSLPRFMLGLFPLFLALGALLSRSRAALLAWLAASSAAGAALTALFVTWRWVA